The window CGTGAAAGCATAGTGTGAGCCGCTCCGTAAACAATACCACCTAAAATTAATAAAACTAATATAACTATTAAAAATCCTTTTAAACATCCATACTTTTTGGGTTTCTTTTGATTGGTTGTCATCTGATTTAAACGTTTTGATTCCTTACTCATCTTCTTCACCTAATTTCTTAAAGAGTGTTAAAACAGTAAACTCTAATATTTTATACTATCTGACAAGGTAAAACAATATTTAAAAAGGTTCGTCTATAGTTTTTTACATAAATTGTGTGATTATTACAACACAATCATAAAAATTCTAAAAATTTGGTCATTGGTCGACTATCTTAAGTATGTTACAATGAAATAAATTTAAAAAAATGGAGCGGATTAAATGTCAACTATTGAATTATTAGCACCTGTTGGTCATAGGGAAGGATTACTAGCTGCCGTTACAAATGGAGCGGATGCTATCTATGTCGGTGGAGCAGCCTTTGGCGCTCGAAAAGAAGCGGCTTTTTCAAATGAAGAATTAATTGAAGTCATTAAATTTAGTCATTTACATCATGTTAAAGTTTATGTGACCGTTAATACGACGATTTTTGATCAAGAACTAGATGCATTAAAAGAATATATCCACTTTTTATATTTAAATGACGTTGATGCGATTATTGTTCAAGATCTTGGAGTCGCACATTTAGTTAAACAACTGTATCCAGATTTTGAACTTCATTTTAGTACGCAGATGACACTACATAATACAAAAGGAGCTGAATTCGCTAAACAATTCGGCGCTGATCGAGTAGTGGTTGCGCGTGAAAATACATTAGATGAAATTAAAGCGATGAAACAAGCCGTTGATATTGATTTAGAAGTCTTTGTTCATGGCGCTTTATGTGTTTGCTATTCTGGACAATGTTTAATGAGTAGTATGATTGGGGCACGAAGTGGGAACCGTGGAGCATGTGCTCAAACTTGCCGTCTTCCTTATGAATTAGTAGATTTATCAACCGGAAAGACACTGGATTCAAAGGTTGGAGATTTCTTACTCAGTCCACGTGATTTAAAAACGATTGATGAAGTTGGAGAACTGATCGAAGCGGGAGTGACTTCATTTAAAATTGAAGGGCGCCTAAAAAAACCAGAGTATGTAGCAACGGTTGTGAAAGCTTATCGTGAAGCGATTGATCAATACTTAGAAACACGTCGTGTCAAAATTTCAAAACAAACGCACGCAGATATGGAGCAAATCTTTAGTCGTGGATTTACGAAAGGATTTTTATTTGGTGATAAAGGCCAAACATGGATGAGTGCTGATCGTCCTAATCATAAAGGAATTATGATTGGAGAAGTGGTGAACGTTAAAGGCAAACGTATTACCATTCATTTAAAATCACCGCTTGAAGTGGGAGATGGATTACGTTTTGTTGGCTTAACGAATAAAGATCAAGGATTACAAGTTCAAAAAATGTTTGTTAAAGGAAACGATGTGAAGCTTGCTGAGCCTGGTAACGTTGATTTAGAGGTACCTTTCTCTTTATCAAAAGGAATGAAAGTTTACAAAACAACCTCTGTTTCATTAGCTAAACGTGCTCAGGTTACTGAAAAATCAGTACCTAAAATTGAAATCTGTGGAGAAGTGAGTGCTAAACTTGGCGAGCCATTAAAAATAATGGTCTGGGATAATGATTCAAATATGGTAACGATAGAGACAGGGTGTGTCTTTGAAGCAGCAACGAATACACCTTTAAGTAAAGATCGTTTAAAACAGCAACTTGAGAAAACAGGAAGTACGCCGTTTAACTTCGCGTATCTTAATATTAATATGGACGAAGGAATTACGATGCCAATTTCAGTGATTAACCAAATTCGTCGCGATTTATTAGAAAAGCTTGAACAAAATCGCATGAAACATTATGAGCATCGTCAACCTTCTGAAGTTGTACCAACTATTTCAACTCAAACAACAACAGCTATCACCTCACAGCTGACAGTGAGTGTTCGTCAAATTAAGCAATTACAAGTCGCTTTAAATCAAGGGATTCAAACGATTTACTATAAAGATCTTAAAACATTAAAAAAAGCAGTTGAACTAGGAGAGCAGTATGGGGCAACCATCATCCCACAACTACCACGTATTATAAATGATGAAGAAATTGAACAGGCAACAACTATTATTGAAGAGTTATCTCTTCAAACGATTATGCTTGGTGAATATGGAATGTATCAGGCGCTTAAAGATAAAGGCTATACCTTCTTAACAGACTTTGCTTTTAATACAAACAATGTTCAAAGTATTGAAGCATTAAAGCAACTAGGGATTTCACAAGTTACATTATCATATGAGATTAATCAAAAACAAATGCGTGGATTATTAAAGCAAGCACCGTTACCAAGTGAAGCGATTGTTTATACACGCATTCCAATGATGATTACTAAACACTGTCCTGTTAAATTGTTAAATCAACAAGAGTTTTGTCGATTATGTTTAAGTACACCATTTGGACTACGTGATCGTAAAAATAAAATTTTACCGCTTCTTCGTACTGGAAACTGTTTAACGGAAATTTTTAACTCGCAACATCTCATTCTAATAGAGTTTATTAATGAATTGAAAAAGATGGGCGTTCAAAGCTTCCGCTTAGAATTCACCAATGAATCAGAGGCGACGATGATTCAAGCTATAATGGCTTATCAAGCTGCCATTAAATCAGGAAAAGTTGATTTAGATTGGCTAGCTCAATATAAAGATAATGATGATTATACAAAAGGACATTATCATCGAGGCGTTTGTATATAAGATAAGAAAAACCCCCATAATAATGAAGCTATAAACTTCTAAAAGGGGGTTTTTTATGTTAAAAGTGTTAATTTCAATTTTACTTGCTGCTGTCTTTTACTTCGTTTTATTAGTTTGTTATAAAATCATGGGAAAACGTGAAGTCAATCAACTAAGTACAGTAGATGTTGTTATTAATATCCTAATTGCTAATATTGCAGCAGGGGGTATTGTTGAAGAAGAATACTGGCTAGATGCCTTAGGTGGAGTGCTAGTTATTGTTGCTCTTCAAATTGTGATGGCTAAACTTCAACTTAACAAACCAAAACTACGTAATATGGTTGAGGGGGACCCATCGTTGATTATTAAAAATGGATCGATTGACTATGAGGAGCTTAAAAAACTTCGTATTGATTTAGATGATTTTATGATGTTGCTTCGAGGAGATGGTATCGTCGCCCCCGAAGATGTTCAATACGGCATTATTGAAAAGAATGGGAAGTTAACGATTTTTGAAAAAAAAATACCTACTAAGGTATTTCCACTGCCACTTGTCGTATCAGGTGAAATAAAAACAAAAGCTTTACAAGGTCTTGGGAAAGATGATCAGTGGCTAATGAAACAATTAGAAAGTCATCAATTTTATCGATTAGAACAAATTGATTATCTATTTTGTGAAGAACATAAACTTGCCATTTACACTAATCAAGGAATTGAAAAGTTAACTATAAAATAAGTGTCGTGAAATCACGACACTTATTCTTTATCATTAAAGTCATTAAATAATGAAACTCGATCCCCATTAGATAATGAATTTAACATATTTTGTTTTGCCATTGGATACTCAGCATATAATTTCTTCAGTAATTGCTTCACATCTTCTCGACTTGTGTGCTTATCCATAGGACATGTACTTGGCACAATCGGAACATGGCGATTGGCTGCTGCAATAATATCGTCTTCATAACAATAAACTAATGGACGAATGAATGTTACATCTGTACGATCTAAATACATTTTCGGTTTAAAAGTCGATAGAAATCCATT of the Turicibacter sp. TJ11 genome contains:
- a CDS encoding DUF3656 domain-containing protein, translated to MSTIELLAPVGHREGLLAAVTNGADAIYVGGAAFGARKEAAFSNEELIEVIKFSHLHHVKVYVTVNTTIFDQELDALKEYIHFLYLNDVDAIIVQDLGVAHLVKQLYPDFELHFSTQMTLHNTKGAEFAKQFGADRVVVARENTLDEIKAMKQAVDIDLEVFVHGALCVCYSGQCLMSSMIGARSGNRGACAQTCRLPYELVDLSTGKTLDSKVGDFLLSPRDLKTIDEVGELIEAGVTSFKIEGRLKKPEYVATVVKAYREAIDQYLETRRVKISKQTHADMEQIFSRGFTKGFLFGDKGQTWMSADRPNHKGIMIGEVVNVKGKRITIHLKSPLEVGDGLRFVGLTNKDQGLQVQKMFVKGNDVKLAEPGNVDLEVPFSLSKGMKVYKTTSVSLAKRAQVTEKSVPKIEICGEVSAKLGEPLKIMVWDNDSNMVTIETGCVFEAATNTPLSKDRLKQQLEKTGSTPFNFAYLNINMDEGITMPISVINQIRRDLLEKLEQNRMKHYEHRQPSEVVPTISTQTTTAITSQLTVSVRQIKQLQVALNQGIQTIYYKDLKTLKKAVELGEQYGATIIPQLPRIINDEEIEQATTIIEELSLQTIMLGEYGMYQALKDKGYTFLTDFAFNTNNVQSIEALKQLGISQVTLSYEINQKQMRGLLKQAPLPSEAIVYTRIPMMITKHCPVKLLNQQEFCRLCLSTPFGLRDRKNKILPLLRTGNCLTEIFNSQHLILIEFINELKKMGVQSFRLEFTNESEATMIQAIMAYQAAIKSGKVDLDWLAQYKDNDDYTKGHYHRGVCI
- a CDS encoding DUF421 domain-containing protein → MLKVLISILLAAVFYFVLLVCYKIMGKREVNQLSTVDVVINILIANIAAGGIVEEEYWLDALGGVLVIVALQIVMAKLQLNKPKLRNMVEGDPSLIIKNGSIDYEELKKLRIDLDDFMMLLRGDGIVAPEDVQYGIIEKNGKLTIFEKKIPTKVFPLPLVVSGEIKTKALQGLGKDDQWLMKQLESHQFYRLEQIDYLFCEEHKLAIYTNQGIEKLTIK